The Rhizobium sp. WSM4643 genome contains the following window.
GCCGAGCGCCCCGCCCGCAAGCGGCGCAATCCAGAACAGCCAGAGCTGTTGCAGCGCCCAGCCGCCGACGAAAAGCGCCTGGCCGGTGGAACGCGCCGGATTGACCGAGGTATTCGTCACGGGGATAGAAACGAGATGGATCAGCGTCAGCCCGAGGCCGATCGCAAGCGGCGCAAAGCCCGCAGGCACCCGGCTGCTGGTCGATCCCAAGATAATGATCAGGAAAAACATGGTGAGCAGCACTTCGATCAGCAGCGCCGAAAGCAGTGAATAACCGCCCGGAGAATGATCGCCATATCCGTTGGCGGCAAAGCCGCCGAGTTCGAAACCCGCCTTGCCGCTGGCGATGAGATAAAGCAGCGCCGCCGCGGCGATGGCGCCGACAACCTGCACGACGATATAGGGTACGAGGCGCGCCGCGGGAAACCGTCCGGCAACCGTAAGGCCAAGCGAGACGGCGGGATTGAAATGACCGCCCGAAATGCCGCCCACGGCATAGGCCATGGTGAGCACCGTCAGACCGAACGCAAAGGCTACGCCGACAAAACCAATCCCGAGTTCGGGATAGGCCGCGGCCAGCACTGCGCTGCCGCATCCGCCGAAGACCAGCCAGAACGTGCCGAGAAACTCGGCGACAAGACTCTTTTGCATGGATATTTCCTCCGCCCTCAACCATAGGATTAGCAATGAATCCGCTACAATTCGATTCCGGTCAAGCGCGGGCGCCGCCGTGGCAAGCCTCACGCAAGGAAGGAAAATCCAAGAATTCGAGATGACGTTGGGGGATGCAGCAGGTAGCGCATGCGGGCCGCGTCCCCTGTACCCACTGCATGTTTTGACGTTTTCTCAGACCTGAAATTGCGTTAAGACCCGCCAGCCTCCCAAGGCGATTCATAAAATACTGATTGGAATGAAAATGACTGACGCGATCTCCGCATCGTCGACTCCTGCCTCAAACAGCACGCAAGTCAATTCCCCGGCGCGCGTCCTCATCGCCAGCCTTGTCGGCACCACCATCGAATTCTTCGACTTCTACGTCTACGCGACGGCAGCCGTCCTCGTCTTCCCGCACCTCTTCTTCCCGGCAAGCGATTCGAACGCCGCAACGCTGCAGTCGCTCGTCACCTTCTCGATCGCCTTCTTCGCCCGCCCCATCGGCGCCGTCATTTTCGGTCATTTCGGCGATCGCATCGGCCGCAAGGCGACGCTCGTCGCCGCGTTGATGACGATG
Protein-coding sequences here:
- the aqpZ gene encoding aquaporin Z — encoded protein: MQKSLVAEFLGTFWLVFGGCGSAVLAAAYPELGIGFVGVAFAFGLTVLTMAYAVGGISGGHFNPAVSLGLTVAGRFPAARLVPYIVVQVVGAIAAAALLYLIASGKAGFELGGFAANGYGDHSPGGYSLLSALLIEVLLTMFFLIIILGSTSSRVPAGFAPLAIGLGLTLIHLVSIPVTNTSVNPARSTGQALFVGGWALQQLWLFWIAPLAGGALGGLVWKFLDDAD